TGTGTCTAGccaaaacgggtttttttaCGGTACATAGCGTTTATCAATAGGAAGAATTAAGCTTAAGATAATACCACTTGTCAATGGGAATGCCTTTCAGCTGTTCGTAGCTTTTCGTAAAAaagcgtaataaaatattgaaaacacaacattacatCTGAGTACTCCATCTTGCGGAATATATTATATGCAGCAAAGAACAACTAGCGACGAGATTCACCTATCACATTTGAAAGTAAAGATCAATAACTCCGCCGGGCCTATGGTTGGGGATGCGACATTAGTTCAGAAAATtaagggaaataatttatgttttttttaatttattttcttctcatatTTTGTCATAGTTTCATAGTCTAATTGAACATATTACAACCGATCCTAGCTTGCCCTGTTGGCACACCCTAATACAATACTGTTCGTTTGAAACTACCAGTCCTAGTATGAGAATTTTGCAATCCtatcatatcatatcatatGAACTAGTTTGCTATCCCCATAAAGTAGACGTATGTAAGCACGCACGCGGACGCAGCATTTCCGATGTACTATCAATCGATAGAGAGCAAGGTAACTGGGCGGATAAGTGACACTATCAACCAAGACGatatatgaagaaaaaaacgcttatATAACAATATTTGCACAATCCAGAGATATCAGACATATTATTCGATGACGGACCATATGTAGCGGTagagtttgaaattaattcattcaatCCTTAAAATCTAACAATGTTTCCCATACCAGACAGTACTAAAGGATGGAATACCCAGGGCTACAATGCATGTCATCATGaatgttatttgcaaaattatacTCTGCATAGTATTCTGCACATGctctttgattaaaaatttacatcaaGGATGGTATGGAAGATTGCGTGAGTTTAGAATATTTCGgatgtaaaatgcaaattcgaATTATGGATTgtatcaaaaataatttcattgtaccaAAGCCACGAGAGTGATAGCTACAAGCTAAAtatatattcaaatattgttaaattaacatttaaatggtaaaaaacggtcaaatcaaattatcatgttACAAATTGTCTTTTGATAATGCAATTAAAGATTTAGCTTAATTATTAACTTCATCCCAAGGAAAGACAGtccatacaatacaatacattacagACAAACAGTAGCTGATAGTTTAAACACATTACACGCTATAAATACATAGCAGCAGCTTCCTACCGTTTTAAAGCTATACTTCGACATTCATAAACGAAGTGATAATGGAGATGAAATCGAGATCAAGTTGAAGATCTGCAGCACCAGTACATCGTATCGGATTAAGCTCGAGACCGCTCTTCTCCATCAGCGTATCAGTAGTATCGACGCAGCTAAACCTGCATCGCACCCGCGTGGCTACGTATAACCATAAATAAAGAATTAGTATTATTCAACATTCCGAACGAGTAATCGTGTTTCcttaccttttttcctttgactTTGATTTATACTCCTAAGGACAAGACCAATTTTGATACTTCCCAGGACATCCTTATGCTCATCAAATGGCTAGatcgaataaaaaatgaatgaatgaaatgaaatgaaaaaggatACTCGGTACACTTCAGGAAAAATGTGATGTTACGCCatgtaatatttgtaatttgtaataCCTGTAATTGTCGAAAGAGATTAGTGCTAACATAAAGCAGTAAGATTGTAGCTTTGGAACacttagagaaaaaaagtaaaacaagtaCTACGCTAATAATAAACATCCTTCAATTTCGTGAACCATTGTACCACTACTGCGAtcactttttcttccattagtGTGCAATTATGACttctaatttttaaaacaccttctaagattttccaaccaagCGTACAGTTTTTCATCAGTTTCCTACAGTAAAGGagtattaaatgttttttgcgagtttgttttctttttggagcaaacagcAACTGTTTTTTTGAGCAATGCGAAATGGCGAAACACCGACGCAAGCTATAAGATGCCTGTCGGCCATCGGAGGACCGATCTAAAGCGAAAAGACCTGTCTTCATATAGAGTATAAATAAGTGTTACTCTGTGTATATGTCCCCTGTGCATGCGTAATATGAAACAGGCAAGATTTGAACCAAGCCTGAATCATCCGTTAACCTGGAAGTGTGTAATCGAATTACGGtaagtaaataatttccaaTGCTAGGCCACATCATCAGGCTGCATCACATTGAAACCACTGGTCCACCAATCGCTGGAAAACGCTTAAAAATAACTCGAGACCCGTTGCAAATACCCATGATTTACATACCACTTCGTTCCGGTCGAAGAAAGTGTCCATTTCAAGGTTGCCGGTATTACTCCGTTCAGGATTTTCGAATTCACGATGATACAATTTGGATTGTGCGACGCAACCCAGCCATTTGAGCGCTTCATGGACGGTATATTAGCAAATCTCAATGTtctggtggtgtttgttgatgatgtttgcttcCTCCACTGAAAAGGAGCATGTTATAATTCTGTTTTGGCATCTCAAATCGAACGGCCAGGTACTGAACTTACAAAAGTGTTAGCCGACTACAGTTGATTATGGTCGTCCTACTGCTTTGTTAGAACTGCGACGATTTTGCGCCGCACTTGTCTTCATTGGCTATGCATTCTCTTTGGAACAACTGCGTGCTGTGTCTGTTTAGTGCgtcgaaatttaaaaaaaaaataaaacgttataCGTAAACTTCACCGGATCCAAGGAAAATTTGGCTAAAGCTCTTATCCGTGTCAACTTACCTTAATTTGTCCAAACGAATGTGGCTTGTAGCGGAACGGATCCGTTAAAGAACTCCAAAGGCTTATTTCCGGCTCATCGGATATCGCGGTAGGGGCATTTCTACAGCAGTACAAtagcgatcgatcgatcggtgctGGTCTGGTGACCATCAACCGCTAGGATCCTTCACGCAGAACTTTTCAGTTTAATTTCTTCACAGATTCAGCAGCATCCCGTCGTCGAGCGTTGGCTAACAGCCGGTGACCTGAAGCTATATCTCTTCCTGATATGTTAGCATAAACATTAGCCAAGTCATTTTGCGCAAGCAGGTTTTCTCGGTTTGACCGTGCTCGGATATAAAACACATTGCTACACCCAATGCTGaaagaaaatgcattacaTGCGTTGAAAACGAGTCacttattttcaccacaagCCGCGTTAATTGAGCatgcaatttgaaaataaaatacctctCGTAATTTGTGGCAcgcaataaatttgcataagtAATACACTCTGTTGCTTTTAAATTTCCGCTTTAAACCGccgatatttattaaaacgtaaatgtaaacaaaccatgtTGACATTTAATTTGTCACATCGCATGACCGAACCACCCTTTGATGTGCGTGAAACGTTTCAGGGTAGCTTCGAACCCTATGGGGGGGGActataaaaatcttttacccttttttctACCTTGAAGAGCGTCAAAGTTCCATTGAACTCCCTGCGTTATGTTaaagagcaaacaaacgcTTAATGGTTAGTTGGTTggttattttatgaaaattttaagCAATGAGATCTTGTAAACATACAGCGCTGAGTTTATCTTCCTTTCGAAGATCCTTTCAAAAATAGCATAACGTTCTGTGAAACATTCAGTACAACTCCCAATATACAATTTCTTATGAGTCGAACTCTCGTTTGCAATGTCGCGCAGTGTAAATATACATTAATTTGACAGTTGCAGGTTGGGTCGATGGCTGTCACTGTTGTGTTGACGTTTTATTGGTGcaggaaaacttttgcttgaTTCATCATATTTTGGGTGTGTGAACTCGGATTGaagttgtttatttcttgtaattcatgttttaaaataatctccGAAGGACTTATTCagtttatattattatactGTTGCAGGAAAAGGCATTGCCATGGCGAAAAATACTTCCAGCTCTGCGTTCCGAAAAATTGATGTGGACCAGTACAATGAGGACAACTTCAAGGAAGATGACGCGGATCAGGCCTCCAGTGGGATGATAGTGCCGGATGAAGCAGAAATCAACTCACTACTGAATCAATATCCTTTTCAAATTTAACCTTAGAACATTTGGCATTTGGTCCTCTGTGGATTAAGTGGCTATAGTTTTGTTATCGCGAAATCATACCAACCGTACTTGCATGCATTCCGGAACTATTTTCCTTAGCTAGCCTTTTTATCTTCCGCACGGGTCGTAATATTGATGCCCTGAAAACAGTTCTCCAGAATGCGCCGCTGATGTGCAAAAACCAGCAAGTAAAGGATAATGCGCTAGGCCTCACACTGCGTGTGCTACTATCGATTAAGTCGTCCCAAATCGATGCCGCCATCGAATCACTGGATGATCCGGAATTGTGCGACGTACTTATGAAGTACATTTACCGCGGGTTCGAAATTCCCTCCGAAGGATCGAGTGGCCATTTGCTAACCTGGCACGAGAAAGTATTTGCTAAAGGTGGCGTAGGAAGTATCGTGCGAGTGCTATCGGATAGTGCCCGAGCATAAATGGACTTCAGTCATTCTTGCATCGTACCAGAAAACAAgtcatttttcatcttttcgaAAATCCTTGCTTCCTTTAGATAGCACAGATTTAGTTATGTTGCTGTCGCTGAATATGCGAACATTTTCCGTACATTCTTTCCTCAATCTGCTGGGGCAGATATATGACTGCCGTTTGCagttgaatttattttgaatttgttaaataaataggTGATATAATACTTACGATTGAGAAGGCTAATTTAGTTATACTAATGAATgagaaatattattaataacaAATTATTGACGGCAATTCATCTAAAATTCCATTATTCTCAATATTTTGTATCATGTAAAACATAAAGTAAACTAAACTTAATCATCTCACCGTCTGAACGATAGTGTTCGGATTAATCAACGattattcgttttatttatgaatCAGCTCCATGTTCTTTCATTACGAAGTTAACAGAAAGATAATAGCTAGAAAATGTATCATAATCTGTTTCTTGTAttattcggttcggttttagCACTTGGTTTACAGGACAACAGTGtcaccaaaccaacaaaactgtCTTTTGATTTATCTTCCTAATCTCATTTTAAgtaattgcaaaacaaaaatgcacaatCACAATGAAAAGGCGACATCTATCAGTAGTACCACACGAGTGGCGTGTAGTGCTAACAACACAGGACGAAAAACATACATTATTCATATCTGAAATGCTTTAAATGGGGTCCATTTTCCACTGTCAGATATTTTGCTAGctagaatttttaattttgctgACTCGCGGAAAACATACGAAGTGCATAAACGACTGAGATTTGAGACCCAACAAAAACAGTTACCTACACCGTTCGAGGCGTTTCTAATGCGAATCACAGTGTATAATTTCGAGACGAATAATTTAGAGCTTTCTGTCCACAGTTTGAATTTTCCGAATCGAGAGAGCGACTTTTTCGGAGGAAACCGTAGTAGGAATGGTCCAAAACATGTGATCGCGACGGGATAGGAATGGAATCTATGTTACTGCACCGGTGTTTCGGTACACGGACACACACTAAACAGCATCCGGGTGGTATGTTTGGACTAGTAAAAGcatttcctccattttttCACAAAGCTGCTGCATATTTTGCGTTACGTTCGCTTTCCATACTTCTACACTGCAATACATTATTTGCGTAATATCAAGACATAGAGGAAGAGAGAAACGGGGAGCGAAACTGATTAGGAAATGAACATGAAATGTGCTTGAGATGATATCTATCGCTCTCGAATTTGActacaaattttgaaatcctCGAAATTTAATGCATGTTCTTTTATATGGGTATAATATTTCCTcatcttctttcttttggtTCTCTCGAGTACCCACTTTTAATTTTATGGACACGATCGTATTGCTGCATATTATTTATGTATATAGTTTAACATGTTATGTGAAGAATGAATTTTCCATCAATTAGTTTCGCTACCGGTCTAACAAAAGCTGCTCCACCATTCGTTCTTGTTTATCGAACAGAATGGTAATGCTGTCCGTCCGTCATTGTATGGCGTGCGTCAATGGGTATGTTCtaatagaataaaaatgatCGACATACTAATGCAATTTTGAGATGCGTGCAAGCATTAGTACgtattctgctgctgctgcatctttCAGGCTAAACGTTCCCATCCAACTCCAAAAGCTTACGTGAGCACCGGTACGAGAGCGTGGCTGAACGTAATTAACGGTATCACTCCTTTTCCAGCACCGGAAACACCGACCATCAACCATTTATGGTACTCAGGGTACTCTGTTATGTATTTGGTGTGCGAGAATAAATAGTTGAAACGAAGCGCTTACCACATGTGTGTCTCTCGGATTTCACTTATGATGTGATTGGCGCGTGTCAGTGCCTGAAAACAACGGAAAAAGAGAACCGATCAATACATACTCATCGTGCCGCGTAAGGCATTTGCGCGACGGGTTTGTTTACCTTCAACATATCGCTTGCTTCCTTGCGTCGAATCGAGATGTGATCTGATTCGTTCAGCAGCTCGTTGGCCGAGTCGGATTTGTACAGATGCGTCACCAGCTCCGACTGCAAGTTGTCCTTGACAAAGTTGACTAAGAAATGCATAATGGCCTTCGGTACGGAATCTTGGATCGATTTCCGCACAATGTAAAAGTACGATTTGATCAAGCGTTCTGTAATGGAAGGGTTAAAACGATCCGATAAATGCCATGAACGATGTGTTTACGTGAAGACTTTGACGTGAAGAAATAAGTGattttttatggtttgttcAACATAGCATGTGTTAGCAGGCATGACTTCAACAGTAATGTGTGCCTCGTACACTTTCTATTTCCCTCTCAAAACACCGAAACCATACGTCATAAATGTGTAACATTTAGATCGCGACTCATCGCGTCCGAGCGTGCACTGGACCgtcaaagaaaaacaatgcgCCTCATGATGATGTTGCCATGTAATGCCGTGTAATCCAATCCCCATGCTTCTTTACTACTTACCGATAACATCACAATCCTTCTGCTCCTTATCGGTCAGCTTGCGGGACGAATGGTTCATTGGAACGTCGGGCAACAAATTAACCGGTTTGGTCGGACTTAGCACACCGTGGGTCGGTGTATTGCTGGCCGTACTGTTGCCACTTTCACTGCCCGGGCCGCCCATCTGCCCACTAGCAACGATCATGGCTTCCATATTGGGTGGCAAAATGCTTCCCAGCCATCCACCCGGTTGCTCGGCAACATGGtttagctgctgctgttgttgctgtgtcatttgttgttgatttgcaTCATGATTTAG
This Anopheles marshallii chromosome 3, idAnoMarsDA_429_01, whole genome shotgun sequence DNA region includes the following protein-coding sequences:
- the LOC128713416 gene encoding actin-related protein 2/3 complex subunit 5-C, whose translation is MAKNTSSSAFRKIDVDQYNEDNFKEDDADQASSGMIVPDEAEINSLLNQGRNIDALKTVLQNAPLMCKNQQVKDNALGLTLRVLLSIKSSQIDAAIESLDDPELCDVLMKYIYRGFEIPSEGSSGHLLTWHEKVFAKGGVGSIVRVLSDSARA